From Pantoea vagans:
CCGCTTTGGACATTTTCCACAGCACGAAGTCCATCGGATTGCGCTTCACGTCCGCGACTTCAACGCGTGCGCCTGCCTGCAGCTGCTCCAGATCCTGACGCGACAGCGCGCCATAATCGGTGTCGCTCAGCACATCGAACATCACGTCGCCATTGTCCGCCACATAAGCGTGATTGCGGGCGATCAGCGTCTGCACCAGCTCAATGATTTCAGCAATGTGGCGGGTGGCTCGCGGCTCCTCATCAGGTGGCAGGATCCCCAGCGCAGCGAAGTCGTTGTGCATCTCGCCAATCATACGGTTGGTCAGCGTTTCGATGCTCTCACCGTTTTCATTGGCGCGTTTGATGATTTTGTCATCAATGTCGGTGATATTACGTACATAGTTAAGCTGATAACCGAGGTAACGCAGGTAGCGCGCCACCACGTCAAACGCCACGAACGTCCGCCCATGACCAATGTGACAGAGGTCATACACCGTGATGCCGCAAACATACATCCCGATTTTACCGGCATGAATGGGTTTGAATTCCTCTTTCTGTCGACTCAGGGTGTTATAAATCTTAAGCATTGAACGGTTCCGTTTTCGCGTGTGGTTGGCTTTTTTAAGTATCCAGACATTGTGCCGTATTTTTATCGCTCGCGCGACGCAAAGCAAGCCAACTGCGCCGTGCTGCTGACGCGTCATTGGAAATTATGATATAAGAACGGTCGACTAAAAGGGGTACGCCAGTTAACAGCGCGATCCCGGCAACTGATCACAACCTTTACAGGACAACAAAAATGGTAACTTTCCAGACGAACCATGGCGATATCGTAATCAAAACTTTCGATGATAAAGCGCCGGCAACCGTACAGAACTTCCTGGATTACTGCCGTGAAGGTTTTTACGACAACACCATTTTCCACCGTGTTATCAACGGCTTTATGATTCAGGGCGGCGGCTTCGAGCCGGGCATGAAGCAGAAAGCGACCAAAGATGAAATCCAGAACGAAGCGAACAACGGTCTGAAAAACACCAAAGGTACGCTGGCAATGGCACGTACCTCTGCGCCGCACTCTGCGACCGCACAGTTCTTCATCAACGTGGCTGACAATGACTTCCTGAACTTCCGTGACGAAAGCGTTCAGGGCTGGGGCTACTGCGTATTCGCAGAAGTGGTTGAAGGCATGGACGTGGTCGAGAAGATCAAAGCCGTTTCTACCGGCCGCAGCGGCATGCACCAGGATGTGCCAAAAGATGACGTCGTGATCCAGAAAGTGACCGTTAGCGAGTAATGTCCCGCACGCTGTTTATCGCAGATCTCCATCTGTGTCAGGAAGAACCGGCGATTACCGCCGGTTTTCTGCATTTTTTACAACGCGAAGCGCCCCACTGCGACGCGCTCTATATTCTCGGCGATCTGTTTGAAGCCTGGATTGGCGACGACGATCCTAATCCGCTGCATCAGCAGATTGCCCGTGCCCTGCGCGCCCTGCCGGTTCCGGTTTACTTTATCCATGGCAACCGCGACTTCCTGATTGGCCGACGCTTTGCGCGCGCCAGCGGCATGACGCTGCTGCCGGAAGAACAGGTACTGACGCTCTACGGCCATCGGCTGCTGATCATGCACGGCGATACGCTCTGCACGGACGATGCGGGTTATCTGCGCTTTCGTGCCAAAGTGCATAATCCGTGGATTCAGCGACTGTTCCTGGCGCTGCCGTTGTGGATACGCAAACGCATCGCCGCCCGGATGCGCGCCGACAGCAAACAGGCCAACCAGCATAAATCCCAGACCATTATGGATGTGAATCAGGATGCCGTGGCCGCCACGATGCTGCGCCAGCAGGTGCCGCTGCTGATCCACGGCCACACCCATCGCCCGGCAATCCATACGCTGAGCTTAAAAGGTGAAACGGCGCAACGCGCGGTGCTGGGTGCCTGGCACAGCCGGGGTTCCATGATTCAGCTCGACGCCAGCGGCATTCAGCTTATCCATTTCGACTTCTGATCGCCGGTTAAATCCACGACATCTGGCCGACGCAACCGTTTTCCTTGCGTCGTTGTCATGCTATTCTCGGTGCCCTTCAAAACCTGTCCGCCCGGCCAGGTCTGTTTGTTTATTCACAGGAGTTGACCGCATGTCATCCAACGCCCCGGCCCGCATCGCCATTGTTATGGGTTCCAGAAGTGACTGGGCCACCATGCAGTTCGCCGCTGAAATCCTCACCAGCCTGGACGTCCCTTTTCATGTTGAAGTGGTCTCTGCGCACCGCACCCCGGATAAACTGTTCAGCTTCGCCGAAACAGCAGCGGACAACGGTTTGCAGGTGATTATTGCTGGCGCAGGTGGCGCGGCGCATCTGCCGGGAATGCTGGCAGCAAAAACCCTGGTGCCGGTGCTGGGTGTGCCGGTTCAGAGCGCAGCCCTGAGCGGCGTCGATAGCCTCTATTCGATTGTGCAGATGCCGCGCGGTATTCCGGTCGGCACGCTGGCGATTGGCAAGGCGGGCGCAGCCAATGCCGCCCTGCTGGCCGCGCAGATTCTGGCGCTGCATGACAGTGCGCTGGCATCCCGCCTGAATACCTGGCGTCAGACTCAGACCGATGAGGTGCTGAACCATCCCGATCCGCGGGTGGATGCATGAAGCCGGTCTGCGTACTGGGCAACGGCCAGTTAGGCCGTATGCTGCGCCAGGCGGGTGAGCCACTGGGCATCGCGGTCTATCCGGTAGGCCTGGACGCCGATCCTGCCGCCCTGCCGATCGCTGACAGCGTGATCACCGCCGAAATTGAACGCTGGCCGGAAACGGCGCTGACGCGTGAGCTGGCGAGTCATCCGGCTTTTGTGAACCGTGATATTTTCCCACGTCTGGCCGATCGCCTCACGCAGAAACAGCTGCTGGATCAGCTGGGGCTTGCCACGGCACCGTGGCAGTTGCTGGCGGATAAAAGCGAATGGCCAGCGGTGTTTGATTCACTAGGCGAGCTGGCGATTGTGAAAAGCCGCACCGGTGGTTACGACGGGCGGGGTCAGTGGCGTCTGCGTGCTGATGAAACGCACCAGCTGCCGGATGCGTGTTATGGCGAATGCATCGTTGAGCAGGGCATTAACTTTTCCGGTGAAGTGTCCCTGGTAGGCGCGCGCGGTCACGATGGCTCGGTGGTGTTCTATCCGCTGACGCATAACCTGCATCAGGACGGCATTCTGCGTACCAGCGTGGCACTGCCGCAGGCGGATCAGGCACAGCAGCAGCAGGCCGAAGCGATGCTGAGCGCAATCATGCAGGCGCTGAATTACGTGGGCGTGATGGCGATGGAGTGTTTTGTGACGCCAGCCGGACTGTTGATCAATGAGCTGGCACCGCGTGTGCACAACAGTGGTCACTGGACGCAGAACGGTGCGTCGATCAGCCAGTTTGAGCTGCATCTGCGCGCCATTCTGGGCCTGGCCTTACCGCAGCCGGTGGTGTTTGCGCCGTCGGTAATGGTGAATCTGATTGGCACCACCGTGAATCTCAGCTGGCTGCAGCAGTCGCTGGTGCATCTGCACTGGTATGAGAAAGAGGTGCGTCCAGGTCGTAAAGTGGGCCACCTCAATCTGACCGACAGCGATGCAGAGCGGCTGAAAGCGGCGCTGAATGCGCTGGTGCCTCAGCTACCGGCAGAGTACGCCAGCGGCATCGCCTGGGCCGTTGAAAAGCTGTAGT
This genomic window contains:
- the ppiB gene encoding peptidylprolyl isomerase B; this translates as MVTFQTNHGDIVIKTFDDKAPATVQNFLDYCREGFYDNTIFHRVINGFMIQGGGFEPGMKQKATKDEIQNEANNGLKNTKGTLAMARTSAPHSATAQFFINVADNDFLNFRDESVQGWGYCVFAEVVEGMDVVEKIKAVSTGRSGMHQDVPKDDVVIQKVTVSE
- the lpxH gene encoding UDP-2,3-diacylglucosamine diphosphatase, whose amino-acid sequence is MSRTLFIADLHLCQEEPAITAGFLHFLQREAPHCDALYILGDLFEAWIGDDDPNPLHQQIARALRALPVPVYFIHGNRDFLIGRRFARASGMTLLPEEQVLTLYGHRLLIMHGDTLCTDDAGYLRFRAKVHNPWIQRLFLALPLWIRKRIAARMRADSKQANQHKSQTIMDVNQDAVAATMLRQQVPLLIHGHTHRPAIHTLSLKGETAQRAVLGAWHSRGSMIQLDASGIQLIHFDF
- the purE gene encoding 5-(carboxyamino)imidazole ribonucleotide mutase: MSSNAPARIAIVMGSRSDWATMQFAAEILTSLDVPFHVEVVSAHRTPDKLFSFAETAADNGLQVIIAGAGGAAHLPGMLAAKTLVPVLGVPVQSAALSGVDSLYSIVQMPRGIPVGTLAIGKAGAANAALLAAQILALHDSALASRLNTWRQTQTDEVLNHPDPRVDA
- the purK gene encoding 5-(carboxyamino)imidazole ribonucleotide synthase, producing MKPVCVLGNGQLGRMLRQAGEPLGIAVYPVGLDADPAALPIADSVITAEIERWPETALTRELASHPAFVNRDIFPRLADRLTQKQLLDQLGLATAPWQLLADKSEWPAVFDSLGELAIVKSRTGGYDGRGQWRLRADETHQLPDACYGECIVEQGINFSGEVSLVGARGHDGSVVFYPLTHNLHQDGILRTSVALPQADQAQQQQAEAMLSAIMQALNYVGVMAMECFVTPAGLLINELAPRVHNSGHWTQNGASISQFELHLRAILGLALPQPVVFAPSVMVNLIGTTVNLSWLQQSLVHLHWYEKEVRPGRKVGHLNLTDSDAERLKAALNALVPQLPAEYASGIAWAVEKL